GACCGCCGCTTCCCACTTCCGCTGCGTGCGCTCCTTCTTCTCCGCCTCCCGCCGGCGGTGTTCCTCTTCTTCCTTGGCCTCTCGCAGGCGGCGTTCCTCCTCCTGCCGCTCCCGCTCCTCACGCTGACGCTGCTGTTCCGCCTCCCGCGCCAGCCGGGCCTGCTCCTCTTCCTCCGCGCGGGCCTTCAGTGCTCGGAGGACGGCATCGATCTGGTCCTCCAACGGCTTCTTGGCGGTGTCGGACCATTCCTTCTTCCAGCCGTAGCGGTAGCCGTAGCTGTACCCCGATTGCTGGGCCACCTGCAGCTCCAGCTCGCCGGACGGTTCGAGCCGGTGGGCCGGGGTGACCCGCTGCCAGTCGTACGTCCGCCGGCCTGGCTGCGTGGGCACGTATCGGACCTGCTTCTGCCGTTCTTTGAAGCTGATCTCGTACGTCCTGCCGTGGACCGTGAGCAGCGGCCGCACCTGCCTACGCTTCTTCGACACCGCGATATCACCGTGCCGTGCCAGAGCCTGCTCGGCGAGGAGTCGAAGGAGGGCAAGCACCCGTGGCAGTACCTCATCCGAGATCTCGAAGGCGCTGTGGTCCGCGGTGACCGCCGCGATCACGTCCTCGACGTCGGTGATCACGCGGCTGCGTGCCAGGCGGATCCGGTTCCACTCGGCGTCGTCCTCGCCCGTCACCCGGAGTAGTCCGAGGAAGAAGTCTCCCTTTGCCCGCCCGCTGTACTTTAGGTGGAAACCGTCCGGGGCACACTGCCGCGCGGCGTCGAAGGCCCGGCGATAGCGGGCCCGCTCTTCGGCACTTGGATCGGGGATCCGAAGGAATCGGCCGGCCTTCTGCACCTCCGCGATCAAGGCCGCGCCGACTTCCGCCGGTGACCGGAGTGGCGGCTTCGCAGGGCGCGCTGGCGCCAGCTTTGTCTCAGGCGGGGGTGCCACCCGCTGACGGGGAGGCGTCGCGGCCTCCGGCTTCGGCTTGGCGGCTGCCGGTCGTTGCTTGCGCGGGGCTGGCTCGGGCCGGTCCGGGTGGTGGCCGTGTTCCAGGTAGAAGCGACCGTCATCGGTGATCTCCGCCTGCCACCTCCCACCGTGCTTGGGCATGGTGATGAGGCCCCGGCTCTTGAGGGCGCGGGCGGTGACGGCAAGTTCCGGGCTCGCGGAAGTAACGGGATCCGTTCCCTCTTCGATCCGGGTGAGCGTGGCTAACTGTCGATCGTTGAGCGGCGACCATCGGTACATGGTGACCGTCGTACCGGCCCCACCGAGCGCTCACAAGCGGAACGCTGACATTCCCGACCCCCACCTGTCTGAGTGTCAGGTGCTGAGCGGCATCTCCACAGCTGGCGTCGCGAGACTGGGGACCGCGCTCAGAACCCGGGAAAGTACGGCGACACCGACGACTGGTAGTGCTCCGGAACGCCGCCCACCGCAGCGAACCCCACTGGAGCGTCGGCCAGGTGGCCAGGGCGCGCGTCAGGCCCGCAGCACGAAGAGGCCCGGCAACCGCCACAGGTTGCCGGGCCTTCGCGCATTCGTCAGTCCACGACCACCCCGGAGGTCCTCACGAACCCGGTCGGGGACCACAACGTCATCAGCGCCGCGCGTCGGTCCCCGGGTACGGGGTGGTGAACATGGCCACTGGCTAGACGGCCTTGTCGCGGTTCCTCAGTTCGAGCGTGAGCCCGAGAGCCTGGGCGATCTTCGCGATGGTCGCGGTTGTGACGTCATGGTTCGCCTCGACTCGAGCGATGGTCGGGCGGGAGACGCCCGATTTTTCACCGAGTTCCGCCTGCGACCACCCGTGCTTCCTTCGAGTCTCGCGGATGGTGTCGCCGAAGTTCACCTGCTCGGGCTCGCTCATGCCCCCGGCTCCTCGCTGCCGGACTTCGCATTCGGGACGGAGCGGTGCTGGGCGTGAAGTGCGTCCGCAGCGATATCCGCGATCTGCTCAAGGAATGCCGGGTCAGTCATGTACGACTGGATCTCCTGCGACTCGCTGACCGTCTTCAGCACGGCGAGCCCGACGGCTCCGCTGAATCCCTCGGACGCTTTGAGTTGTGCGATGGTGTTGTTCTTTGCCATCGCCACGGCCTCCTCGTTTGCGTCGAGGAATCCCCAGAACGTCGTAATGAATCCAGAAACGCTCTCCGGGCTCACGTCGACGCCCTTGGCCCGGAACATCTCGTTGACCTTGTCTATGGCCTCGTCTAGCGGACCGCGCTTCGGCGCGGCCTCGCCCTTGTACTCGCCGTCGAAGCTCGGGAGCTTGATGGCATCACCGCTGCCCTCGCTCAGCGAGTGGTCCTCGTTGATGGCGGACGGAACGAGCTTGACCCCCGAGAGCTGCACTCCTTCGAGGTAGCTGTCGTCGTAGTTGTTCCCGTTGGTGTGGAGATTGCGGGCCAGCAGCGTCGCGAGGATCGCGCGGCGGTGCAGCTCGGGGTCCTGGTAGTCGACGATCTGGCTGAGGAACTGCCAGGCATTGCGGTAGCCGAGCACATCCACGCGGAAGCCCTGCAGCGCCTCCTTCCGGGCCTTGTCCTTGGACAGTACGGCTTGCCGCCACTGCCCAGTCCAACGGTTCTTGATCGGCGAAAGAGCCTTGGCAATGGCCTCTCCGCCGGCATCGTCCAAGAAGGCGTCAGCGACCGCGTCCATCTCCTCGTGGGAGTAGAGCCCCGCAGTGTCGAGCCGCTCGCCAATCGTGACCAGTGCATTGGGATCGACGTCGCCGTCGACGTGCGCATCGGAGTAGTAGAGCTTGAAGTCTTTTTGGATGCTCGCCGGAGTGTTGCGGAAGTCGACGACCATCGGGGCGGTCTTGCCAGGGTAGATGCGGTTCAGCCGCGAAAGCGTCTGGACCGTGGCGACGCCGGAGAGCTTCTTGTCAACGTACATGGCCATGAGGCGCGGCTCGTCGAAGCCGGTCTGGAACTTGTTGGCGACGATGAGGACCCGATAGATCCCCTCCTCGCGGAATGCCTTGGCGACATCGCCGCGGCCGTTGAGCGAGACTTCGGTGACCGTATCGCCAGCCTCGTCGGTGAGCGAACCGGAGAACGCGACCAACGTGCTCATGTCGGTGTAGCCCTGGGCCGCGATGTAGTCGTCCATCTTCCTCGACCAGCTGAGCGCCTCGATGCGCGAGCTCGTCACGACCATCGCCTTCGCTTCACCGTCGAGCATGTGCATCACGTTTCGGCGGAAATGCTCGATCACGACGCGGACCTTCTGCGCGATCGCGGTCGGGTGGAGGCGGGCATAGCGCACGATGTTGGAGACAGCCTCACCGGTGTTGACATGGATTTCGGTTTCGCCTTCCTCCCCGTCAAGGGTCTTCTTCACCCGGAGGAACATGTCGTAGGTCGAGTAGTTCGTGAGCACGTCGAGGATGAAGCCCTCCTCGATCGCCTGCGCCATCGTGTAAGTGTCGAAGGCCTCCCAGCGACCGTCGCGTTCAGTACCGAACAGGCGCAGTGTTTTCGCCTTAGGCGTCGCGGTGAGCGCGATGAAAGTGATGTTGCTGGAGGCGGCAATGGCCGAGTCCTTGGCCAACAGCAGGTCGTCAGCACCGATGTCGTCTTCATCCACGTCGAGCTCGATGTCGGCGAGCAGCTCCTTGAGCTGACGAGCGGTGGAGCCCGACTGAGAGGAGTGCGCCTCGTCCGCGACCACGGCCCAGCGCCTGCCGCGCAGCTCCTGAGTGTCCTCGATCAGCTTCATGACCTCGGGGAAGGTCTGCAGGGTGCAGGTGATGATGTGGTCGCCCTCGACGAGCGCCTTCTTCAGCTGCGGCGACTTCGCACCGGACTTCTCGCCGACGGTGACGACCAGCCCCTTGCTCGACTGCACGAGGCTCATGTCGTCGCGGATGTTCTCATCGAGGACGGTGCGGTCGGTGACGACGATGACAGAATCAAAGGTCGACTTCGAGTCGGCGCTCATGTGGCGGATCAGCCTGTGGCTGAGCCACGCGATCGTTTTCGTCTTCCCCGAACCGGCCGAGTGCCAGATCAGGTAGCGCTTGCCCGTGCCGTTTTCCTCGATGTCGGCCACAACCCGCTCGACGGCGCGCAGCTGGTGGAAGCGGGGGAAGACCAGACGGCCATCGCCCCTCTTGCCGGACTTGCTCGGCTCGAAGAGCGCGAAGTCCTTGAGGATGCGCATGAACATCGGGCGGGCGAGGATCTCGCGCCACAGATAGTTCGTCGACGAGCCGGTGCCCGACGGCGGGTTGCCCTCATGGCCCTCATTGCCCTGGTTGAAGGGCAGGAACATCGTGTCCCCGGCCTCGAGCTTCGTGGTCATGTAGACGAGGTCGTTGGACACCGCGAAGTGCACGAGAGCTCGGCCGGGCGCGAGCAGCGGACGGTTCTTCCCGGGCTTGCGGTCCTCCTTGTACTGCCGGATCGCGTGGTTGACCGTCTGCGTGTTGTCGGTCTTCAGCTCCAGCGTCGCTACAGGCAGACCGTTCGCGGTGAGCACGACGTCAAGGGTCTCGGTGGTCGTGGTGTCGAAGCGGACCTGGCGAAGGATCCGCAGGCGCACGGCGGCAGCGGCCTCGACTACCTCGGTGAGGTTAGGGTTCGCCGGCGGGAACGCCATCATCGGCCCGAACTTCGCGGTGGGCCGTCCGACCTGGGCGTAGGTGAAGCCCTTGCGCAGCACGCCGAGCAGCCCGCCCACCGGATGCCCCGTGGTCGGGTCCATCCTCGTGACCTTGGCAAGCTCTTTGGTGATGTGCTGGAGCAGCTTGCGCTCGGCGTCGGTCTTCTGACCCTCGACCAGGTCGCCGGGCACCGCCTTCTCGTACTCGTCCGGGTACTGGGTGCTGAGCCAGTGCAACACGTCGCTGGGAATCATCGCGAGTCCGACGTCCCAGCTGGTCGGCTTGCCATCGCCCTCGTAGAGCCAACCCCGCTCGGCGAGCTCGGCGCAGAGGTTGCTCTCGAACTCCAGCTCCATCAGCTGCGCGTGGCTCATACGACTTCCTTCCGTCCGGTCACCACATCGGTGATGAGCGCGGTGCGGCGCTCGATGAGCAGTTCCTTCAGCTCAGCAACCTTCGCCAGCATTGCATCGGTTTTGGCAGTAGCCGCGTCAAGCTCGTCCGCGATACGAATCTGTTCGTTAAGCGGCGGCAATGGGACGGGCGTCGCGTCGAGCACTGTCTTAGTGACCCGCTGAGCATTGGGGCGGACACCAGTTGCGATGGCTGCGAAGTAGTCGATGTACCGGGAGCTGCGGAAAAGGTGGTGCACGTAGCGCGGCTCGAACCTCTTCGAGATCCAGAACGCCTTGTAGTCCGGGCTGATGTAGCCCGTCAGAGACGACACGCCGAGCCCGCCATGATTGAGCCACATCATGTTCGCGGCGAGCTGGCCGGGCCTCACGACGCGGTACTTCGAGACGTCGAGAGATGCCTGCTGCCCGTCGGTGCGGGTGTTCAGTTCGACTCCTCGGTACTCCGAGATAGAGAGGAGCGGACCCGGCGGGTCATCGCCGTTCCGCTCGGTGCTCTCGAAGAAGTCGTATCCGAACTTCGTGCGCTCCCAATGGTCGGGAATGCTCGAGGTGGGCGAATGAGCATCCAGAGGAGCATTGCTATGCCCCCCCAAAAGGCCGCAGACCATGCCAGTGCGAACCACAGCGTCGCGGTGTCGCAGCACGCTTGCCAGATCATCGAGCCTGCTGATTGTCTCCTCGATC
The window above is part of the Streptomyces syringium genome. Proteins encoded here:
- a CDS encoding PE-PGRS family protein yields the protein MYRWSPLNDRQLATLTRIEEGTDPVTSASPELAVTARALKSRGLITMPKHGGRWQAEITDDGRFYLEHGHHPDRPEPAPRKQRPAAAKPKPEAATPPRQRVAPPPETKLAPARPAKPPLRSPAEVGAALIAEVQKAGRFLRIPDPSAEERARYRRAFDAARQCAPDGFHLKYSGRAKGDFFLGLLRVTGEDDAEWNRIRLARSRVITDVEDVIAAVTADHSAFEISDEVLPRVLALLRLLAEQALARHGDIAVSKKRRQVRPLLTVHGRTYEISFKERQKQVRYVPTQPGRRTYDWQRVTPAHRLEPSGELELQVAQQSGYSYGYRYGWKKEWSDTAKKPLEDQIDAVLRALKARAEEEEQARLAREAEQQRQREERERQEEERRLREAKEEEEHRRREAEKKERTQRKWEAAVSVATIKAVNAVRVDRFGAALAQWRTAGEMRAFCAALDEAASASDDAHEAERLREWSTWGKTEADRLDPTVAGRSLTGHSLHAEPTDDQLRPFLDGWHPQRPEKEKPPQQEEPKAEAEPPKPEPEPWRGFTDERLDQGWRYGPQGRAQWWRR
- a CDS encoding helix-turn-helix transcriptional regulator, which gives rise to MSEPEQVNFGDTIRETRRKHGWSQAELGEKSGVSRPTIARVEANHDVTTATIAKIAQALGLTLELRNRDKAV
- a CDS encoding type I restriction endonuclease subunit R produces the protein MSHAQLMELEFESNLCAELAERGWLYEGDGKPTSWDVGLAMIPSDVLHWLSTQYPDEYEKAVPGDLVEGQKTDAERKLLQHITKELAKVTRMDPTTGHPVGGLLGVLRKGFTYAQVGRPTAKFGPMMAFPPANPNLTEVVEAAAAVRLRILRQVRFDTTTTETLDVVLTANGLPVATLELKTDNTQTVNHAIRQYKEDRKPGKNRPLLAPGRALVHFAVSNDLVYMTTKLEAGDTMFLPFNQGNEGHEGNPPSGTGSSTNYLWREILARPMFMRILKDFALFEPSKSGKRGDGRLVFPRFHQLRAVERVVADIEENGTGKRYLIWHSAGSGKTKTIAWLSHRLIRHMSADSKSTFDSVIVVTDRTVLDENIRDDMSLVQSSKGLVVTVGEKSGAKSPQLKKALVEGDHIITCTLQTFPEVMKLIEDTQELRGRRWAVVADEAHSSQSGSTARQLKELLADIELDVDEDDIGADDLLLAKDSAIAASSNITFIALTATPKAKTLRLFGTERDGRWEAFDTYTMAQAIEEGFILDVLTNYSTYDMFLRVKKTLDGEEGETEIHVNTGEAVSNIVRYARLHPTAIAQKVRVVIEHFRRNVMHMLDGEAKAMVVTSSRIEALSWSRKMDDYIAAQGYTDMSTLVAFSGSLTDEAGDTVTEVSLNGRGDVAKAFREEGIYRVLIVANKFQTGFDEPRLMAMYVDKKLSGVATVQTLSRLNRIYPGKTAPMVVDFRNTPASIQKDFKLYYSDAHVDGDVDPNALVTIGERLDTAGLYSHEEMDAVADAFLDDAGGEAIAKALSPIKNRWTGQWRQAVLSKDKARKEALQGFRVDVLGYRNAWQFLSQIVDYQDPELHRRAILATLLARNLHTNGNNYDDSYLEGVQLSGVKLVPSAINEDHSLSEGSGDAIKLPSFDGEYKGEAAPKRGPLDEAIDKVNEMFRAKGVDVSPESVSGFITTFWGFLDANEEAVAMAKNNTIAQLKASEGFSGAVGLAVLKTVSESQEIQSYMTDPAFLEQIADIAADALHAQHRSVPNAKSGSEEPGA
- a CDS encoding restriction endonuclease subunit S; translated protein: MADGTVVTFMPLEAIWPGAKCDYSRTLPWSSKLSYTQFRRGDILVPKITPTFEAGRTIIADIPSTCGLASTEVHVVRANDETDPRFLQYSFQSQPFLNEGAHSLQGVGNLRRITPRFVQEYKVLDVSRDVQTIISKYLDRETGEIEETISRLDDLASVLRHRDAVVRTGMVCGLLGGHSNAPLDAHSPTSSIPDHWERTKFGYDFFESTERNGDDPPGPLLSISEYRGVELNTRTDGQQASLDVSKYRVVRPGQLAANMMWLNHGGLGVSSLTGYISPDYKAFWISKRFEPRYVHHLFRSSRYIDYFAAIATGVRPNAQRVTKTVLDATPVPLPPLNEQIRIADELDAATAKTDAMLAKVAELKELLIERRTALITDVVTGRKEVV